A segment of the Corylus avellana chromosome ca2, CavTom2PMs-1.0 genome:
GTATATAGAAATTATTcttacccctctctctctttctctatctctttctTCGTTTCTGTACCAGttctttttattcctttttttttttttttttttaatggcatcCTCTGATTGGTTTGTATATATACTGTaaacaaaattcataaaaattgttgttgtatatatattcgtagttcaaaaaaaatgtgatatgatgattatgtgatttttttatataaataatttgtagcataattgcaaacaaaaaataataataaaaaggccacatacctgacataattaaaaaataaataaataaattatagtatAGTTATTTATGTTTCaaacaataaagaaagaaagtccttaacaatataaattgtatttgtattataaggacattttaggaaatttgatcacaatatgattcaattcatcaacatattgcattgtaccaaacaaaggaatacaTAATCAATGTTTTATTCCAACGttataaccaaacaaaggaataagaATAGCTATAACGTTATAACAAtgttatataaattattatcttttatttagTAAACATGCTATAACCCACTAGTTCTCCGTTGTGCTTAATCCGAACTACATACACAAATTTCACactatttatatttaatttacgTATTTCTCTTTTAGTCAAATTAATTGAATCTTAAATGTTAAATACCTATTTGAGTGTGCGTTTGAAGGGCTTAAAAGTatgtttaacactaaaaaaatcaatttgaaaaaaagtatccatttgggaaaaaaaattgaaaacgtttttaagggtccaaaaagaataaaaatggctaaaacgtACTTATGAAAAAAGcttcataaatatttttttgacttaaaaactctatttttcaaacgtaatCCCAAGCAAGTTCTAAATCATCTAgtcattagaagaaaaaaaaaaaaaaaaaaaaatcatctagtTCAAACCAATCACTTTTCAATTCACagtaagaataaaaaattagacatcaaatatatttttagtcatttaataaattatatggGTGTcacctttattattatttatattttttgctattATCTTCTAAGACATTTTTCGCaaacatatttaaaaattatattataatgaaaaatgtgCAGGTTATATGCTACTATGCTAGTATGCATACATCACAGTAAATGGAATAGTTAAGGCAAACATCAATCAATTCTTTCTTTGGCCTTTCCTTGTTCAATACCTCGTGTACCTCCGACAActtttgttcctttttgtttGCCTTCCAATCAGCATCTTCCGTTACAAAAGTCCATGTTTATGTGGCCGAAAAAGAAATCCAATCATGAATGATGAGCTAAATGTATCAACCCAAATTTCACGATGTagccaaccaaacaaaataattgggATTGATACAACAAACAGAGTCCATGTCCTTGCGCTTGTATACACCAAAAAGAAATTTGCGATGAAGGCTACCAACATGCCAGTCATGGCGACGAAGAGTGTGGCAAGTCCAAATAGCAACTTTAAAGGTAATGCCTTTAAGAAATCATCTTCTCTGTAACGGGATGTAAGAATTGAcaagaaaaatactattgaAGTGGAAGAGGAACACAATGCTATTGCATCTGATATGAAGAATACCATAAACCAGTTCCTTCTCAAAAAAATAGGAGTCCCTTTATTTTCAACGTTGCCACCTGGTACTGTGAATGCTGTAGTAAACATCACAGTGGCAATTAATGTTGCAACGACCATGCAATAGTTTGCTGTGCTCTTCATCCACTCTTCACCCTTTTTCTGCAAATCATTATGTGCTTCTACAAATATCTCCTTAGgtgttttttttcccaaattttttctcttcaagtATGATTGTGGGACAATCTTTTCTATCTCCTACAGTTGAAGAGATATAAATTGATAGGTAATAATTAAACCATTATGTATGCaaccagaagaaaaaaatatattattactcACCTTGAACCACAAAAGCTCCCGTTGCATTTGAAGGGCCGCTCCTGATACGATATTTAGTCGATCTGAAGGAGCCAATTTTCCAGCTAAATGCAACATGGTCTCTTCATTGTCTTTATTAAAATAGGATGCAAGGCTATAGATGTCAGTACCTATCTCATATATTAAATTGAACACACTCTCTTGCCTATGTAAAATAGCAGTGTGAATTATACTCATGTCATTTTTGTCTAGTTCCCATATAACATCAGGATAAGAGCGTGCAATTATAATTAGAAATTCAACATTTCCAGCTGTTGcagcttcaaaaattaaagccaTATCATTCTGAGCAAATTTTGATAAGATCAGGGCGTCTGGATTTCCATCCTTTCTCAAAAGTCTTTCAACTAATAATTGATGGGCTGATGCCTTCATGAAAGCTTTGTTATAGATCCCTTTGAAACCTATGGTGTTGAGAAAAGAATCTATTCAGAAATCAAAAATGGTTCggtaataaagaaatattacaTCTATATATTCAATTAGTTTACTAATATGCTTAATAAGAAATTACATTGacagtgttagaatattatgaaTCCTCTCTTTGCTTGGTCCCTACTCTTGGCTTAGTTGCTAAGTTAATTTCctcattattgtaaatatgccaattttatattattttgtaattattgtatttcctttcttttagggcctcattcaactataaataggccattcCATTGTACAATTTAAAAcacatcagaaatacaaatttcttctctacaattatctttctgttgtcCTTTTCGACAAGGTATCAGAGCCACATTTTTCTTGGTACCTCTTTTAAGCCTCTCTTCCCCATCcgtacaattttctttttccgttTGAGCGttatttttggtgtttctttttgtttcaacaaCACACCAAATGCTTGTTGCGGTTGTTTTTGTCCGTGACGGAAATTGTAGAGGTTGTATTGTGCAAAATCGGAAAGTCTGTGAAGAAACGAAGCCATCACGCGCCTCCATCGCCCTGCACGCGCCGCCACGCGCCGGATATTCTCTCTGCGCGTGAGATTCACACACCACACACTCCCACTCTCTCCACGCGCCAGATCCACTCTGCCCCATAGTCCCGCGTCACACTAGATCCGTGCCCGCAGGTGTATAGTTGCTGTTGTGTACCTCGTCGCACTGGATCATTGCTCGCGGGTGCACCATAGCTGCTGTGCGCGCGCCACACCAGATCGCTCCCTGAGGCTGTACTTGCACCTCTGCCACACCGGATTACTGCCCtcaggtttatttatttcatattttctattttccgaaaaaaaaaaaaaaaaaaaaaaaaaaaaacaaacaaacaaacaaacaaacaaaaaaatgtctaccaatcttgataatattgtccgtcccattgacaatattttagatgGTTCCAATTATATGTTGTGGGCTCAAAATATGGAAGTTCTTTTGAGAGGGATGAGATTATGGCGTTATGTTTGTGGAGAAATTGTTGCACCCACACAAAAAGACGGTGAGTCAACCGACAAATTTGCCAGTCGATTTGAAGATTGGGATAGTGCAAATTATAGAATTATTTATTGGTTTATCAATACTTCAGTTCCTTCCATCCACAGTTTGCTCCCCAAGCTTGGGAATGCAAAAGCTGCCTTGGAGTTTTTGGCAAAACGATACAATTGTACTTATGATGCCTCCCTAGAGTTTCAGATTGAAACCAAACTCCATCAGACACGTCAGGAGGTAGGTCAGTCTATTGctgatttttattctcaaacttatAGTCTTTGGGAGCAATTATCCGCTGCAGATCCTCAACTGAAGCATCCTGAAAATGTGGAAATATTTGCAAAGTATCGGGATCGTCGAAAATTTATGCATTTCATGATGGCTCTTCGTGCGGATTTTGA
Coding sequences within it:
- the LOC132173127 gene encoding ankyrin repeat-containing protein NPR4-like isoform X2, with product MKILKVLKAKIPGAQKKLDEYRTLRQAASKGDWRAAKKFYETRNDCVRASIKTDKATALHVAVAYQQTAFIKKWLNLRTLKQADLELKTNYGFTALHTAAQVGNVSIAEQLVKKNDNLPSITNDDGDTPLIVAAYVGHTNMVSYLFSLISTHPKQLTQEKCIELLRHTIRNDMYDIALKILNKYSDIANADTKWKWEALETLANKPFKLGSESQLSFWKSLLKYSCFKGIYNKAFMKASAHQLLVERLLRKDGNPDALILSKFAQNDMALIFEAATAGNVEFLIIIARSYPDVIWELDKNDMSIIHTAILHRQESVFNLIYEIGTDIYSLASYFNKDNEETMLHLAGKLAPSDRLNIVSGAALQMQRELLWFKEIEKIVPQSYLKRKNLGKKTPKEIFVEAHNDLQKKGEEWMKSTANYCMVVATLIATVMFTTAFTVPGGNVENKGTPIFLRRNWFMVFFISDAIALCSSSTSIVFFLSILTSRYREDDFLKALPLKLLFGLATLFVAMTGMLVAFIANFFLVYTSARTWTLFVVSIPIILFGWLHREIWVDTFSSSFMIGFLFRPHKHGLL
- the LOC132173127 gene encoding ankyrin repeat-containing protein NPR4-like isoform X1 produces the protein MEEMEDNGQTIELQMSETSQRNLGSTSSGQRSSPTTADSASTSSGVGSSGPPDSNHAGDSGSHLITIENSDATNETQQGAAVTPASNNSAGTSQGQSTDPNEDLESLERAQKKLDEYRTLRQAASKGDWRAAKKFYETRNDCVRASIKTDKATALHVAVAYQQTAFIKKWLNLRTLKQADLELKTNYGFTALHTAAQVGNVSIAEQLVKKNDNLPSITNDDGDTPLIVAAYVGHTNMVSYLFSLISTHPKQLTQEKCIELLRHTIRNDMYDIALKILNKYSDIANADTKWKWEALETLANKPFKLGSESQLSFWKSLLKYSCFKGIYNKAFMKASAHQLLVERLLRKDGNPDALILSKFAQNDMALIFEAATAGNVEFLIIIARSYPDVIWELDKNDMSIIHTAILHRQESVFNLIYEIGTDIYSLASYFNKDNEETMLHLAGKLAPSDRLNIVSGAALQMQRELLWFKEIEKIVPQSYLKRKNLGKKTPKEIFVEAHNDLQKKGEEWMKSTANYCMVVATLIATVMFTTAFTVPGGNVENKGTPIFLRRNWFMVFFISDAIALCSSSTSIVFFLSILTSRYREDDFLKALPLKLLFGLATLFVAMTGMLVAFIANFFLVYTSARTWTLFVVSIPIILFGWLHREIWVDTFSSSFMIGFLFRPHKHGLL